One window from the genome of Breoghania sp. L-A4 encodes:
- a CDS encoding TOPRIM nucleotidyl transferase/hydrolase domain-containing protein: MDFDEVKTLEASIAELFLAMAGPKQDVHTSLGFSATDATRINRQIRLLIDEGRRGVADASLGSANLIFLTLKLLDLQRLIAANKRDHSFLAIEEPEAHLHPHLQRLVYKHLFETIVDGENGTDGDDNRDAAGPLSVILTTHSPHIASVAPLESLLLLRSQSNEGTMGYSTAEADFTKTDTEDLERYLDVTRAEMVFARGVILVEGDAERFLIPAFAKDMDISLDEHGVSVCSVAGTNFQPYVKLLCALGIPFSVITDYDEVDEKPRAYNRALKLIRIIDEAAGGDDTDAVIKAIKDKTTWSETFAEIEKSSIFVNWSTLETELFDGGYAQEMIDTLREHNFSAERKAILDAWEAKPKDFDADELLKMIEQMGKGRFAQRLATRAPGKLVPDYIADAINHVIGLV, translated from the coding sequence ATCGACTTCGACGAGGTGAAGACGCTCGAAGCCAGTATCGCAGAGCTGTTTCTGGCAATGGCCGGACCGAAGCAGGATGTGCATACATCGCTTGGATTCAGCGCGACCGACGCCACACGAATCAATCGGCAGATTCGGTTGCTGATTGATGAGGGGCGACGCGGCGTCGCCGACGCCAGCCTCGGCTCGGCAAATCTCATCTTCCTCACGCTAAAGCTGCTCGATCTTCAGCGCTTGATCGCTGCCAACAAGCGTGACCACTCTTTTCTCGCGATCGAAGAGCCGGAGGCGCACCTCCATCCGCATCTTCAGCGCCTAGTCTATAAACATCTGTTTGAGACGATCGTCGATGGCGAAAACGGTACCGATGGCGACGATAACAGGGACGCCGCAGGGCCGCTCTCGGTCATTCTGACCACCCACTCGCCGCATATCGCAAGCGTCGCCCCGCTGGAGTCGCTCCTGCTTCTCCGGTCGCAGTCCAACGAGGGAACGATGGGATATTCGACCGCCGAAGCGGACTTCACCAAAACCGACACCGAAGATCTTGAGCGATATCTTGATGTCACCCGAGCGGAGATGGTCTTCGCGCGCGGTGTCATTCTCGTCGAAGGCGACGCGGAGCGGTTTCTGATCCCAGCATTTGCCAAGGATATGGACATCTCGCTCGACGAGCATGGTGTGTCGGTCTGTTCAGTCGCCGGGACCAACTTCCAGCCCTACGTGAAGCTGCTTTGTGCCCTCGGCATCCCGTTCTCCGTCATCACCGATTATGACGAAGTCGACGAGAAACCCCGCGCCTACAATCGGGCGCTCAAGCTCATTCGGATCATCGACGAGGCCGCTGGCGGTGACGACACCGACGCGGTGATCAAAGCCATAAAGGACAAGACGACCTGGAGCGAGACATTCGCCGAAATCGAGAAGTCCAGCATCTTCGTGAACTGGAGCACGCTCGAGACGGAGCTGTTCGACGGCGGCTATGCTCAGGAGATGATCGACACACTCCGCGAGCATAACTTCAGCGCCGAGCGCAAAGCGATCCTCGACGCGTGGGAAGCGAAGCCGAAGGATTTTGACGCTGACGAACTGCTCAAGATGATCGAGCAGATGGGCAAGGGCCGGTTCGCGCAAAGATTGGCGACGCGCGCACCCGGCAAGCTTGTGCCCGATTACATTGCGGATGCGATCAATCATGTCATCGGTCTCGTTTAA
- a CDS encoding ATP-dependent helicase, with amino-acid sequence MSSVSFNRALYLRAAEDLRPNEKQWQAYESTGHCVLLAGPGSGKTKTLTVKLARLLSEDVDEPRGIACITYNNECTRELENRLDALGITPGGRVFIGTVHSFSLTQILLPYAKVAGLGLPDEFTVASRQQTRAALVAAHAKVIGGPENPQDWEMRLGRHRRRFLNRERPEWKTLDPQLSGLVEAYEAELRALGLIDFDDMPLLAVRALAANKWLRTAMVAKYPILAVDEYQDLGLALHGMVMGLCFSAGMRLFAVGDVDQSIYGFTGATPELLRRLSEREDVETVRLGLNYRCGSRIVSASEYALGEERGYKAPEDAHEGTIYFHPCTGGYAGQARYLIEELIPEIRERRPDIILGEIAVLYPAAFLGDDVANAAAEYGYSVIRTDGNALYPRGSRLMRWLEQCAMWCCGGWRSGTPRLSRVVSEGTRLFYEAIADEDKRLAFQRDLTAALWDRRDESLGLYDWLTALRDDIIRSQVDLARSLADEYCTLNDFLARIGPVGDVDDFPLAEFAGIGIGLDRINLSTLHSAKGREFDVVILFGAEEGRLPRNNATENDVREARRLFYVGFTRARHEIHLMYGQHNSSRFVTEVQERLEGE; translated from the coding sequence ATGTCATCGGTCTCGTTTAATCGGGCGCTCTATCTCAGGGCGGCAGAGGATCTGCGTCCCAACGAGAAGCAGTGGCAGGCTTATGAATCAACTGGGCATTGCGTGCTGTTGGCTGGTCCTGGCAGCGGCAAGACCAAAACGCTCACGGTCAAGCTCGCCAGATTGCTCAGCGAGGATGTGGACGAGCCGCGCGGTATTGCCTGTATCACCTACAATAACGAATGCACGCGCGAGCTCGAAAACAGGTTGGACGCGCTCGGCATCACACCCGGCGGTCGCGTCTTTATCGGAACTGTCCACTCATTCTCACTCACACAAATTCTGCTGCCCTACGCCAAGGTGGCCGGGCTGGGCCTGCCCGACGAATTCACGGTAGCGAGTCGGCAGCAAACTCGAGCCGCCTTGGTCGCCGCTCACGCCAAGGTCATCGGTGGGCCGGAGAACCCGCAGGACTGGGAGATGCGGCTCGGCCGTCATCGGCGCCGGTTCCTCAACCGCGAGCGGCCGGAATGGAAGACGCTCGATCCGCAGCTCAGTGGGCTCGTCGAAGCATATGAGGCCGAACTTCGCGCACTCGGGCTAATCGATTTTGACGACATGCCGCTCCTCGCAGTGCGTGCCCTTGCCGCGAACAAATGGCTTCGAACGGCGATGGTGGCGAAATATCCGATCCTCGCCGTCGACGAGTATCAGGACTTGGGTCTCGCGCTCCACGGTATGGTGATGGGCCTCTGCTTCAGCGCGGGCATGCGGTTGTTCGCGGTAGGCGATGTCGATCAGTCAATCTATGGCTTCACCGGCGCGACGCCAGAGCTGCTGCGGCGGCTTTCCGAGCGCGAGGACGTCGAGACGGTGCGACTAGGTCTTAACTATCGCTGCGGATCGCGGATCGTCAGTGCGTCCGAATATGCGCTCGGAGAGGAGCGGGGCTACAAGGCGCCCGAGGATGCCCATGAAGGGACGATCTACTTTCACCCCTGCACAGGTGGCTATGCCGGGCAGGCACGATATCTCATCGAAGAGCTGATCCCGGAAATCCGCGAGCGTCGGCCCGACATTATTCTTGGCGAGATCGCGGTGCTGTATCCTGCGGCATTCCTCGGCGATGATGTCGCCAACGCGGCTGCGGAATATGGCTACTCGGTGATACGGACCGACGGCAACGCGCTGTATCCGCGCGGCAGCAGGCTGATGCGATGGCTGGAGCAATGTGCCATGTGGTGCTGCGGAGGCTGGCGATCAGGGACGCCTCGGCTGTCTCGCGTGGTGAGCGAAGGCACCAGGCTTTTTTATGAAGCCATAGCCGATGAGGATAAGCGGCTCGCTTTCCAGCGCGATCTCACCGCAGCGTTATGGGATCGGCGGGACGAGTCGCTCGGCCTCTATGATTGGCTGACAGCTCTGCGCGATGACATTATTCGATCGCAGGTCGATCTCGCCCGATCGCTCGCTGACGAATACTGCACACTGAACGACTTCCTCGCGCGTATCGGTCCCGTCGGCGATGTCGATGATTTTCCGTTAGCCGAGTTCGCCGGAATCGGCATCGGCCTCGACCGCATCAATCTTTCGACGTTGCACAGCGCCAAGGGGCGCGAATTCGATGTAGTGATCCTGTTTGGTGCGGAGGAAGGCCGGTTGCCGCGCAACAATGCTACGGAGAACGACGTCCGCGAAGCCCGACGCCTCTTCTATGTCGGCTTCACACGCGCGAGGCATGAAATTCATCTCATGTACGGGCAGCACAACTCGTCGCGCTTCGTGACGGAAGTGCAGGAGCGCCTCGAAGGTGAATGA